The following DNA comes from Ignavibacteriales bacterium.
GTGTTATATAAATTTTCGGATCGCCAATTTCATAAACAAGTTGTTCGGCAACAGTTTCATAACTTACTTTCCCGCCGAGCGATTCATGCTTAGTGATGATTACTTCGCCATTCGGATATGCTTCGGCAATAGGAAAACCAATTTCAGCAAGATTAGGGATTGACTGCCAATCGCCTAAAAAGTTACCGCCGCTTGCTTGCCCGCCGCATTCTAAAATATGTCCGGCAATTGTACCTGCTGAAAGTAAATCGTAATCGTTCTCTTTCCAACCAAATTCATATATCATAGGTGCAAGAGTCAAACCGGTGTCTGTAGTTCTTCCGGTGATTACTATATCGGCGTTTTGTTTCAACGCTTCCACAATAGGCATTGCGCCAAAATAGACATTTGCACTTAACAATTTGTCTTTAACATTTTTAATCGATTCTCCGGTTTCCATATTTTTCAATTCACATCCGGCAGAAATAATTTCATCCAGGCGATCTTTGATATTATCACCGACAACCACTGCAATTTTTAAATCTTTTATAGAAAGCTTTTTTGCAACTTCAAGAATTGCCTCAGCACAAGCTTCGGGATTAACGCCGCCTCCGTTCGTAATGACCTTAATTTTCTTTTCCTTACAGATTGGAAGAATTCTTTCCATCAATTCCGGAATATCGCGCGCATAGCCAAGCTTAGGATTCTTATTCTTCTGTTTCTGAAGAATTGACATAGTCACTTCGGCAAGGTAATCCATGACTAAATAATCAACATCACCGGCAGTTACCTGTGTGTACGGTGCGTCAATTAAGTCACCCCAGAAACCTTGCCCCGATGCAATTCTGATTTTTTCTTTCATATTATTATTTCATATTTCTTTTCAAAATTAATTAAAAATTTTTCAAAATAAATTCAGCGGTATTCTCCAAATCATTTTGATCGTGAATTTGGAGCCAATTAATCCTGTCATCTTTTCTGAACCAGGTCATTTGTCTTTTTGCAAACCGGCGTGTATTTCTCTTTATCAGCTCAACCGCACGGTCAATTGTGATCTCGTTCCCAAGATAAGAGATAATTTCTTTATAACCGACCGTATTCAAAGCGTTTATTTCTTTTTGATAACCCATTTTTAAAATATTTTTCACTTCATCAACTAAGCCGTTCGCAATCATTTCATCAACACGTTTTTCAATGTTTAAATATAGCTGGCTTCGTTCCCAATTTAATCCGAATTGAATAAAATCAAATTCAGCTTTTCGTTTGTTATCATTTTGAAATTTCCATATCGGTTCACCGGTCAAATGAAAAACTTCAAGTGCACGCATAATTCGTTTCCAGTTTTGCGGAAGCATTTTTGAAGCGCTCTCCGGATCAACTTTCTTTAACTCTTCGTATAAAAACTGATTGCCAAACTTTTCACGTTTAATTTTTAGATCTTCCCGATAGTCTTCGTCTGTATCTACGGAGTTAAAGATACCGTCAATTAAAGCTTTGATATAGAGACCCGATCCGCCAACAACCACCGGTACTTTACCTTGGTTCATCAATCTATTTATGATTTCCAAAGCGTCTTTTTCGTATCTGCTTACATTATATTCTTCTTCAGGATCTAAATAATTTATGAAGTGATGCTTATTCCTTTCAAGGTCTTCGATATTTGGTTTTGCTGTGCCAATATCTAAATATTTATAAATTTGGCGACTATCAGCAGAAATAATTTCCGTTTGCAAATTTTCAGCAAGAGAAATTCCTACTTTTGTTTTTCCGGAACAAGTTGGACCAACTATGACAATTACTTTTCTTTCCATCCCTCTTTACCAATGAGTGGCACAAAAGCAAAGTATGGAACCTCGCGTGTTTGGTATTCATCATCCGATAGTTTGGTTATAATCTGCAGCGTTTGAACTTTTTTATCTCCCACCGGAATAACTAATCTGCCGTTTTCGGCAAGTTGTTTTTTCAAATTTACTGGTACAGAAGGACCTCCTGCTGTTACTATAATTCCATCATAAGGAGAGAATTCCTGCCAGCCAAGAGTACCGTCGCTACAACGTGCAGCAATTCTCAGATTCATTTTATCAAATATTTTCATTGCTGAATTATAAAGATCATGATGACGTTCAATAGTAAATACACGAGCCCCCATTTCTGATAGTATTGCTGCTTGATAACCGGAACCCGTGCCGATCTCTAAAACTTTTTGCTGCGGCTGAGGATCGAGGGCCTGAGTCATATATGCAACTGTATAAGGCTGAGAGATTGTTTGACCCATTCCGATTGGCAACGCAACATCTTTATATGCATGCTGTTTCATTATGTCCGGGACAAATAGATGTCTTTCAACTTTAATAAACGCATCGAGTACACTTTTATTAGTGATCCCTTTGCTTTTAAGAATTTCAACGAGTTCTTCTCTCTCTCTTTCGAACATTTTCATCATGAATTGATTATTAGCACCGCAAAGATAAAAACTTGGCGGATAATCTTTTCATTTAAATAAATTTGAGTATGTTAACGCCTCATTTTTGAATTGAACTACCCCAGAATTCTTATTAAGACGATTGTAAATTTTTTCTAAATCAATGTTGATTGGCATTAACAACAATATTATATTTGCCACGTAAAAATTGTTCCAAAGATTTTGATATGCGGGAATAGCTCAGTTGGTAGAGCGCAACCTTGCCAAGGTTGATGTCGCGGGTTCGAGTCCCGTTTCCCGCTCCACCATTCCGGCTAAGCCGTTTTTTTTTGCCTTGTTCTTTTTATTTGTTGAGTTGATGCTTCAAATCATCAATTTGCAATTGATTTTATGGTGCTGTACCCAAGTGGCTCAAGGGGAAGGTCTGCAAAACCTTTATTCGTCGGTTCGAATCCGACCGGCACCTCAAATATTTTTCCTCATTCAAATGTACACCGTCTACATCCTTCTTAGTAATAAAGACAATAAACGATATATCGGTTTTACAGATAATCTACAACGACGACTTACCGAACACAACTCTGGGAAAGTGAAATCAACAAAGAATCGAATTCCATTAAAAGTAATTTATACTGAGGAATTTGCTTTAAAATCTGATGCAATGAAGAGAGAAAAACAGATAAAAAGTAAAAAGGGGAAATTTGTTACAACATAAGGGGAAGGTCTACAACCCCCGAAACAAAGTTTCGGGGCGAATCCGACCGGCACCTCTTCAAAGTCCGATTTTGTTAAGATTTCGGACTTTTTTCGTTTGTACTTTAAATTCAGGTAAGAAAAAATTTTGATAACTAAAAAAATGCCTGTAAATTTTTTCTTCTTCAGAAACATCTATTCTAAACCGGAATATTTTACATCGCAAATATTTCCATATTGAAATTACCTAATTACAGATTCTTCAAATATTTTTTAATTCAATCGAATAGACATGTTTATCTCTTGGCATAAGAATTGTAATTCTGGAAATCATTCTTGATTTCATCAAGCAATTTTAAAAAGGAGAGAAAAAATGGGTCAGCAACAATTATTACTCATCGTACTCGGCGTTATCATTGTAGGTATCGCTGTTGTGGTTGGAATCAATGTTTTTACCGCAAGTGCGGCTTCATCCAACCGTGATGCAGTTATCGCCGATTTAACAACAATCGGATCAATGGCACAAGGATATTACAGAAAGCCAACCGCTCTTGGTGGTGGAAACAATACATTCACGAATTGGGTTGTACCGCAACAATTACAAACTACTTCAAACATGAGTGCCGCTGTTGCTGCAACTGTTGCAGCTCAACAGGTAACGCTTGTTGGTACTGGAACAGAAACCGGTAATGATGGTGCAGCCAAGGTAAAAGCTACAATGACGGTAACACCTATCGATATGACAACTGTGGTTAATAATTAATTAAGATAGTTCAAAATTTTCTTAGAGCAATTGCTGAAGTAGAAAAGCCAGTAGCCGAGCTGGCTTTTCTATTTTTCTTGTTGATTATTCTGTTCACTATTTTTGGTAAAAGGTAAATTAGGAATAATTTTGTCAATTCCGTTTGAAAGAGCAAGATCGATAGGAGGAAATAATTCTCTACGCTGAGATACATAATATCCTTCTTCGCCTAACACTTCTGCTTTCCAGAGAACTCTACCGTCAACTAAAGAAATCAAGTAGTATCTAAATTCACATGAGATCACATTTGCAAATGCATAGCTGCGAAGCACGAATCCGCTCTTGG
Coding sequences within:
- the miaA gene encoding tRNA (adenosine(37)-N6)-dimethylallyltransferase MiaA, with the translated sequence MERKVIVIVGPTCSGKTKVGISLAENLQTEIISADSRQIYKYLDIGTAKPNIEDLERNKHHFINYLDPEEEYNVSRYEKDALEIINRLMNQGKVPVVVGGSGLYIKALIDGIFNSVDTDEDYREDLKIKREKFGNQFLYEELKKVDPESASKMLPQNWKRIMRALEVFHLTGEPIWKFQNDNKRKAEFDFIQFGLNWERSQLYLNIEKRVDEMIANGLVDEVKNILKMGYQKEINALNTVGYKEIISYLGNEITIDRAVELIKRNTRRFAKRQMTWFRKDDRINWLQIHDQNDLENTAEFILKNF
- a CDS encoding DUF1446 domain-containing protein; its protein translation is MKEKIRIASGQGFWGDLIDAPYTQVTAGDVDYLVMDYLAEVTMSILQKQKNKNPKLGYARDIPELMERILPICKEKKIKVITNGGGVNPEACAEAILEVAKKLSIKDLKIAVVVGDNIKDRLDEIISAGCELKNMETGESIKNVKDKLLSANVYFGAMPIVEALKQNADIVITGRTTDTGLTLAPMIYEFGWKENDYDLLSAGTIAGHILECGGQASGGNFLGDWQSIPNLAEIGFPIAEAYPNGEVIITKHESLGGKVSYETVAEQLVYEIGDPKIYITPDCVADFTSIHLEEIAPNRVKVFGITGNKETEFYKVSCSYSSGYSSSGSLTYSWPKALTKAKAADKILRERLKNLNLKFDEIRTEFIGYNACHGPLATEIDEDKINEVMLRVGVRGSDYDSIERFGKEIAPLILTGPPGVTGFAGGRPKPSEVVAYWPALMPKNLVKPEVKLFEL
- a CDS encoding protein-L-isoaspartate(D-aspartate) O-methyltransferase → MFEREREELVEILKSKGITNKSVLDAFIKVERHLFVPDIMKQHAYKDVALPIGMGQTISQPYTVAYMTQALDPQPQQKVLEIGTGSGYQAAILSEMGARVFTIERHHDLYNSAMKIFDKMNLRIAARCSDGTLGWQEFSPYDGIIVTAGGPSVPVNLKKQLAENGRLVIPVGDKKVQTLQIITKLSDDEYQTREVPYFAFVPLIGKEGWKEK